The Natronoglycomyces albus genome has a segment encoding these proteins:
- a CDS encoding ABC transporter substrate-binding protein, which produces MTSQRKTSRSMEMSRRRLLQAAGMGTVGVAGASALGACAADSSSNGEGGGTFVGSYDFDVTASHFNAFADDNALLLDSVYSELFTPRGALRVWGTGEWELQLIESYELGDDHSLEIKIRPGVEWTDGTEVTSKDFEGTYYLAKLTSAPDDIGYPDVEEIHVADDYTLHVQFRNSFDGIEYNVMRERILPHSRFGEFMDRAKELVLDGVSFGDDEEQDLTGEISTLEFQDEGYLTCGPFKIEPSDISDNIVVMKKHDKGLFTDQVKFDEVRIQKADNATAAQLLLEREIDYATHVLNPSDRDVVAGVEGLKQLPMAASPDGVGVMLNWGRHEEFQDVRVRQALMHVINREEVGIIAQGEDGSYPTQYVTGLADGIAERLFTSEELEDFNHYEHDTDQATALLEDAGWTLDGDNWLKPNGDRASYELIGVSGWDDFVQSATQIGEQLNNFGFDIEVLNVPEDNPWGIWGTGDFDMAIRQWGNPFNPDYWGAWQMGWYVDNERTGTNPGMGVPTDDVDDQYEIARDSFDEEEREEANRELAREFNETLPRLPVWGFVRLTHGIEGVRVKSLDFPSEWAENHPHEDNPVMMGILSGDIEPA; this is translated from the coding sequence GTGACCTCTCAGCGAAAGACTTCACGTTCCATGGAGATGTCCCGGCGGCGCCTATTGCAGGCCGCGGGAATGGGTACGGTCGGCGTGGCCGGCGCTAGCGCGCTCGGCGCTTGCGCGGCGGATTCGAGCAGTAACGGCGAGGGCGGCGGGACTTTTGTCGGTTCCTACGACTTCGACGTGACGGCGTCTCACTTCAACGCCTTCGCCGACGACAACGCTCTCCTTCTCGACAGTGTTTACAGCGAGCTGTTCACCCCCCGTGGCGCTTTGCGCGTCTGGGGTACCGGCGAGTGGGAATTGCAGCTTATCGAAAGCTATGAGCTGGGCGATGACCATTCATTGGAAATCAAGATCCGCCCCGGAGTGGAGTGGACCGACGGCACTGAGGTGACCTCGAAGGACTTTGAGGGCACGTACTATCTTGCCAAGCTGACCTCGGCACCTGACGACATCGGATACCCGGACGTGGAAGAAATCCACGTTGCGGATGACTACACCTTGCACGTGCAGTTCCGTAACAGCTTTGACGGTATCGAATACAACGTCATGCGCGAGCGCATCTTGCCGCACTCTCGCTTTGGCGAGTTCATGGACCGCGCCAAGGAGCTGGTACTCGACGGCGTCAGCTTCGGTGACGACGAAGAGCAAGACCTCACCGGTGAGATCTCGACCCTGGAATTCCAGGACGAGGGCTACCTTACTTGCGGGCCTTTCAAGATCGAGCCCAGCGACATCAGCGACAACATCGTGGTGATGAAGAAGCACGACAAGGGCCTCTTCACCGACCAGGTGAAGTTCGACGAGGTGCGCATCCAGAAGGCCGACAACGCCACGGCTGCTCAACTGCTGCTGGAACGCGAAATCGACTACGCCACGCACGTGTTGAACCCCTCGGACCGCGACGTCGTCGCGGGTGTGGAGGGCCTAAAGCAGCTGCCAATGGCCGCCTCGCCCGATGGGGTTGGCGTCATGCTGAACTGGGGCCGCCACGAGGAGTTCCAGGATGTGCGGGTACGTCAGGCTCTGATGCACGTGATCAACCGCGAAGAGGTCGGCATCATCGCCCAGGGCGAGGACGGCTCCTACCCGACGCAGTACGTGACGGGTCTAGCCGATGGAATCGCCGAGCGCCTGTTCACCTCCGAGGAACTTGAGGACTTCAACCACTACGAGCACGACACCGACCAGGCCACGGCGCTGCTGGAAGATGCGGGCTGGACCCTGGATGGCGACAACTGGCTCAAGCCCAATGGCGACCGCGCCAGCTACGAGCTGATCGGTGTTTCGGGTTGGGACGACTTCGTGCAGTCCGCCACGCAGATCGGTGAGCAGCTGAACAACTTCGGCTTCGACATCGAAGTGTTGAACGTGCCCGAGGACAACCCTTGGGGCATCTGGGGAACTGGCGACTTCGACATGGCGATCCGCCAATGGGGCAACCCGTTCAACCCCGACTACTGGGGCGCCTGGCAGATGGGCTGGTACGTCGACAACGAGCGCACCGGAACCAACCCGGGCATGGGGGTGCCGACCGACGATGTTGACGACCAGTACGAGATCGCCCGTGACTCCTTCGACGAGGAGGAGCGAGAAGAGGCTAACCGGGAGCTGGCACGAGAGTTCAACGAAACGCTGCCGCGACTGCCGGTGTGGGGCTTCGTGCGTCTGACGCACGGAATCGAGGGTGTGCGGGTGAAGAGCCTGGACTTCCCCTCCGAGTGGGCGGAGAACCACCCGCACGAGGACAACCCGGTGATGATGGGAATCCTCTCTGGCGACATCGAACCTGCCTAG
- a CDS encoding trypsin-like serine peptidase → MSKGQGPNGDKATGGGDFRYQDSLGAHDHVSGISQSSIEHLGATNGPSLPGEAETERVNAPGRRRRHLVAASVGAAVVVTGAFVVPSALAERAEESTPPGESAGLVEDRAPGLLEIGDIEDVTETISYVDVADVFANTGIDPSLIAGSIVDNLTLDHLTGNGVLDGNSLDTNLTESYEGESDAAALDLADVLEAPNLVFHQSDASYVKVHFQEMELLGDDYVTVSSPDGEEKYVMDSSNVDNWAMSITGDTAIVELHPRTGLADVTDSLDQMGVVVDQVAYGLPESVIGDRMQQMGREHIEESICGGDDKAPAVCYQESHPEAFASTEPVARLLLDGTVLCTAFRVSEDNRLLTNNHCFTQTSEAQRAELWFDYHCVSCGSRATTQPVKVRGEQVIATNRSLDYTLFTVDDFEAVEHFGHLRLSDQRASQGDEIYIPQHPAGRPSELAITSIPDNGNCVVSHAVYDGYVAGTDIAYMCDTEFGSSGSPVLNAHTHEVVALHHFGGCPNSGVSADQILAEIKDWI, encoded by the coding sequence ATGTCAAAGGGGCAAGGGCCCAACGGCGACAAGGCAACTGGGGGAGGTGACTTTCGCTACCAAGACAGTCTGGGTGCCCACGACCACGTCAGCGGAATCTCACAGAGCAGCATCGAACACCTCGGCGCCACCAACGGCCCCAGCCTCCCCGGCGAGGCCGAGACTGAGCGCGTGAACGCGCCGGGGCGTCGCCGCCGCCACCTGGTCGCTGCCTCAGTGGGGGCCGCGGTCGTGGTCACCGGCGCATTCGTCGTGCCCAGCGCGCTGGCGGAGCGGGCCGAAGAGTCGACGCCCCCGGGTGAGAGCGCCGGTTTGGTCGAGGACCGCGCCCCTGGCCTACTAGAAATCGGAGACATCGAGGATGTCACCGAGACCATCTCCTATGTGGATGTGGCGGATGTGTTCGCGAACACGGGGATTGACCCTTCGCTGATCGCTGGCAGCATTGTCGACAACCTGACACTCGATCACCTCACTGGTAACGGTGTGCTCGACGGCAATAGCCTCGATACGAATCTGACCGAGAGCTACGAGGGCGAATCCGATGCTGCGGCCCTAGACTTGGCCGACGTCCTTGAGGCACCGAACCTCGTCTTTCACCAAAGCGATGCCTCCTATGTCAAGGTGCACTTCCAAGAAATGGAACTTCTTGGTGACGACTACGTGACCGTCTCCAGCCCTGATGGCGAAGAGAAGTACGTGATGGATTCCTCCAACGTGGACAACTGGGCTATGTCCATCACCGGAGACACCGCGATTGTCGAACTGCACCCGCGGACGGGTCTGGCTGATGTGACCGACAGTCTCGACCAAATGGGTGTTGTTGTCGACCAGGTCGCCTACGGCCTGCCCGAGTCCGTCATCGGGGATCGGATGCAACAGATGGGTCGTGAGCACATCGAGGAATCCATTTGTGGCGGTGACGACAAGGCCCCGGCGGTTTGTTACCAGGAGAGCCACCCGGAGGCGTTCGCCAGCACCGAGCCGGTGGCGCGACTGCTGCTGGACGGCACCGTATTGTGTACTGCCTTCCGTGTGAGCGAGGACAATCGCCTGTTGACGAACAACCACTGCTTCACCCAGACCTCCGAGGCCCAGCGAGCAGAGCTGTGGTTTGACTACCACTGCGTCTCATGCGGCAGCAGGGCGACGACGCAGCCGGTGAAGGTGCGGGGCGAGCAGGTCATCGCCACCAACCGTAGCTTGGACTACACGTTGTTTACTGTGGACGACTTCGAGGCGGTGGAGCACTTTGGGCACTTGAGGCTGTCGGACCAGCGTGCCTCCCAGGGCGACGAGATCTACATCCCGCAGCACCCGGCGGGCCGCCCCAGCGAACTGGCGATCACCTCAATTCCCGACAACGGCAACTGCGTGGTCTCCCACGCGGTGTATGACGGTTATGTGGCTGGAACCGACATCGCCTACATGTGCGACACCGAATTTGGTTCATCGGGTTCACCTGTGCTCAACGCCCACACTCACGAAGTGGTGGCGCTGCATCACTTCGGCGGATGCCCCAACTCCGGAGTGAGCGCTGACCAGATCTTGGCGGAGATCAAAGACTGGATTTAA
- a CDS encoding NAD(P)-binding protein: MNPGINHPELAAASQKVIVCGDSGLAYLLIEELTERHGIPVTVLLPSAHGSRRREIREYSQTSSLVTISERNGITDVSLQEAGLQDATAVALMNQDDIGNINMAMRIREVSRSLGEIPKQRNGSAASQRSKETVPGPKIIIRMYNQNLTDRIKALIGGDTVIMSDADLAAPTFVTAALGGLPPGDITIWGRRMTQSREREAEGSPSGEWPIASRRDDHLSLLPDDFEDCIRVLRLERETKIPWWRSRQSSARQFLIRSWEMARRVFDMKLRLTAVILLVIVIGGVWMLNHFDATEAEPENWWDALYIVTLTAAGGIDPDIEASKWTKLAHGVVAMSGALLIPVVTGAIVQALVTRRMSLDEGQLVYPIRGHVIVVGLGNVGTRVVQQLREQGVQVVAIDRNREATGVRAARQCGAHVLFGEAGQPEILEAAHIQSCKSLAALTSTDEANLEAALNGMQLKEDLHVALRIYESEMARSLREELNIRSSYSVPRVVAGAFAATMTEDTILETIPVRHQAIYICQVKIQGGSALDGAYAADVSEVEYTRLLAIRQPTGKEHWDPMANPAFSKGQPLRMGQTLLVLASKQGLNHLLSQSRGSASVMD; this comes from the coding sequence ATGAACCCCGGCATAAACCATCCCGAACTAGCCGCAGCTTCGCAAAAGGTGATCGTCTGCGGAGATTCCGGGCTGGCGTATCTCTTGATAGAGGAGCTCACCGAGCGCCACGGCATCCCCGTGACCGTGTTGCTGCCCTCCGCCCACGGCAGCCGCCGCCGGGAAATCCGCGAATACTCCCAAACCTCCTCACTGGTGACGATTTCGGAGCGCAATGGAATAACCGACGTGTCGTTGCAAGAGGCCGGGCTACAGGATGCCACGGCGGTCGCGCTCATGAACCAAGACGACATCGGCAATATCAACATGGCGATGCGTATCCGTGAGGTCTCCCGCAGCCTGGGGGAGATACCCAAACAACGCAACGGCTCCGCGGCCTCCCAACGAAGCAAGGAGACCGTACCGGGACCCAAGATCATCATCCGGATGTACAACCAGAACCTCACCGACCGGATCAAGGCCCTCATCGGCGGCGACACCGTGATCATGTCCGATGCCGACCTAGCCGCGCCCACCTTCGTGACAGCGGCGCTGGGAGGATTGCCGCCCGGCGACATCACCATCTGGGGCCGTCGCATGACCCAGTCACGCGAGCGTGAGGCCGAAGGGAGTCCGTCGGGAGAATGGCCCATCGCCAGCCGCCGCGATGACCACCTTTCGTTGCTACCGGACGACTTTGAAGATTGCATCCGCGTCCTGCGCCTGGAACGGGAGACGAAAATCCCCTGGTGGCGGTCGCGGCAGTCCTCGGCTCGGCAGTTCCTCATCCGGTCGTGGGAAATGGCGCGGCGCGTCTTTGACATGAAGCTACGCCTCACCGCCGTGATCTTGTTGGTGATCGTCATCGGCGGCGTGTGGATGCTCAACCACTTCGACGCCACCGAGGCCGAACCCGAAAACTGGTGGGACGCCCTCTACATCGTCACGTTGACCGCAGCCGGCGGCATCGACCCCGACATTGAGGCCTCCAAATGGACCAAGCTCGCCCACGGAGTTGTGGCGATGTCCGGTGCCCTCTTGATCCCCGTCGTCACCGGCGCCATTGTCCAGGCGCTCGTGACCCGCCGGATGTCGCTGGACGAAGGCCAACTGGTGTACCCGATCCGGGGCCACGTGATCGTCGTCGGACTGGGCAACGTGGGTACCCGCGTGGTGCAGCAACTGCGCGAACAAGGCGTCCAAGTCGTCGCCATTGACCGCAACCGGGAAGCCACAGGAGTGAGGGCCGCACGTCAATGCGGGGCGCACGTTCTGTTCGGCGAAGCTGGGCAGCCCGAAATCTTGGAGGCGGCGCACATCCAAAGCTGCAAGTCCCTGGCGGCCTTGACCTCCACCGACGAGGCGAACCTGGAGGCGGCACTCAACGGCATGCAGCTCAAAGAGGACCTGCATGTGGCCTTGCGCATCTACGAGTCGGAAATGGCGCGCTCGCTGCGCGAAGAACTCAACATTCGTTCCTCATACAGCGTGCCGCGCGTGGTGGCCGGTGCCTTCGCCGCGACGATGACCGAAGACACGATCCTGGAGACGATCCCGGTACGTCATCAGGCGATCTACATTTGCCAGGTGAAGATCCAAGGTGGTTCCGCCCTCGACGGTGCTTACGCCGCCGATGTCAGCGAGGTCGAATACACGCGGCTGTTGGCGATCCGCCAACCCACCGGCAAGGAACATTGGGACCCGATGGCCAATCCCGCCTTCTCCAAAGGGCAGCCGCTGCGAATGGGGCAAACTTTGCTGGTGCTTGCGTCGAAACAGGGACTCAATCACCTGCTATCCCAAAGCCGGGGTTCGGCTTCGGTCATGGATTAG
- a CDS encoding DUF3817 domain-containing protein has translation MIPLDLKIFRVVAIAEACSWAGLLIGMYFKYLGGGNDIGVAIFGPIHGALFMAYLLAVLVSARLHSWPLKELLIGGICSVPPFATLWFDHRVMKRFRAQRDADVPAPGEEPKRATADV, from the coding sequence GTGATCCCACTAGACCTCAAAATCTTCCGCGTCGTCGCCATCGCCGAGGCCTGCTCGTGGGCGGGTCTGCTCATCGGCATGTACTTCAAGTACCTCGGGGGAGGCAATGACATTGGAGTCGCGATCTTCGGCCCGATTCACGGCGCGCTGTTCATGGCCTACCTTCTGGCGGTGCTTGTCAGCGCCCGCCTACACTCGTGGCCGCTGAAGGAACTTCTCATTGGTGGCATCTGTTCGGTGCCCCCGTTCGCCACCTTGTGGTTCGACCATCGCGTCATGAAACGATTCCGAGCTCAGCGCGACGCCGATGTGCCCGCCCCCGGGGAGGAACCAAAACGTGCCACGGCTGACGTCTAA
- a CDS encoding helix-turn-helix domain-containing protein: protein MKRTGPEPSLRAQWLGEKLRDLRKRLRIPQGEASKHIRRNPGMLSRYENGEIPFRREDVLALLDFYGVSNEIERNGLLQLCDDIWRKGWWDQHRDDMGSEFINVPWLEARTDRINTYQHLLVPGLLQTREYADAIIRNEAPKRTPEDQISRWVDVRVERQKVLHRESPVQLSVVLEEVALLRPVATSGIMADQLQHLLDRSLESHIEVLVMPMSGGPHKAQSGSFELFEMPFPYMDVTYIDTVGGSLYIEEPQVRHIQAVWDSVRGRALTEEDSRALIKRHMEGYQ from the coding sequence GTGAAGAGAACCGGCCCAGAGCCCAGCCTTCGCGCACAGTGGCTTGGCGAAAAACTGCGTGACCTCAGGAAACGCCTCCGGATTCCGCAAGGTGAAGCTTCCAAGCACATCCGTCGCAACCCCGGAATGCTCAGTCGATATGAGAACGGCGAGATTCCGTTCCGGCGGGAAGATGTCCTAGCCCTCCTGGACTTCTACGGCGTGTCCAACGAAATCGAACGGAACGGCCTGCTGCAACTATGTGACGACATATGGCGAAAGGGCTGGTGGGATCAGCATCGAGATGACATGGGTAGCGAATTCATCAACGTTCCCTGGCTAGAGGCGAGAACTGATCGAATCAACACCTACCAACATCTGCTTGTGCCTGGTTTGCTTCAAACGCGCGAGTATGCCGACGCAATTATTCGGAACGAAGCGCCCAAGCGCACGCCTGAGGACCAGATTTCTCGGTGGGTTGACGTTCGAGTCGAGCGGCAAAAGGTTCTGCACCGGGAGTCACCGGTTCAACTCTCAGTCGTACTGGAAGAGGTAGCTCTTCTACGCCCAGTTGCGACCTCAGGAATTATGGCCGATCAGCTTCAGCACCTGCTCGATCGATCGCTGGAGAGCCACATCGAGGTCCTTGTCATGCCGATGAGCGGCGGTCCACACAAGGCTCAGTCAGGGAGCTTTGAACTTTTTGAGATGCCCTTCCCATACATGGACGTGACGTACATCGACACTGTTGGAGGGTCGCTCTACATCGAAGAACCACAGGTCCGACACATCCAGGCCGTGTGGGACAGTGTAAGAGGCAGAGCGCTCACTGAAGAAGACTCAAGAGCCCTGATCAAGCGGCACATGGAGGGCTACCAATGA
- a CDS encoding DUF397 domain-containing protein: MTSSNQPSLERSELEVIDWHVSSRSSTNGGQCVEAGPLADGSGRVAVRHSHHPEGDLIVYTHQEWAAFLAGAKDGEFDF, from the coding sequence ATGACATCTAGCAATCAGCCTTCGCTAGAGCGTAGTGAACTCGAAGTCATTGATTGGCATGTAAGTTCGCGAAGCTCGACCAACGGGGGCCAGTGTGTCGAAGCCGGGCCGCTGGCCGACGGTTCGGGCCGGGTCGCCGTGCGCCATTCCCACCACCCCGAAGGTGACCTCATCGTCTACACCCACCAAGAGTGGGCCGCGTTCCTCGCCGGAGCCAAAGACGGCGAATTCGACTTTTAG
- a CDS encoding DUF1416 domain-containing protein produces MSAATATPVNTQTSGCGAPSQDAALPAAVDLETETVVTGLVYDSDGNTVAGAYVRLLDGTGEFTAEVVTGAEGRYRFFAAPGNWTLRALSRFGDGKSEVTVSQGLNESTVTVDRS; encoded by the coding sequence ATGTCTGCTGCTACTGCCACCCCCGTTAACACTCAGACCAGCGGTTGCGGAGCTCCGTCTCAGGATGCCGCGCTACCAGCCGCCGTTGACCTCGAGACCGAAACCGTCGTCACTGGCCTGGTCTATGACTCCGACGGCAACACCGTGGCCGGGGCCTACGTTCGGCTGCTCGATGGCACCGGTGAGTTCACCGCCGAGGTCGTCACGGGCGCGGAGGGCCGTTACCGGTTCTTCGCCGCACCAGGTAACTGGACGCTGCGGGCGCTCTCACGCTTCGGAGACGGTAAGAGTGAAGTCACCGTCTCGCAGGGACTCAACGAGTCCACTGTGACCGTCGACCGTTCCTAG
- a CDS encoding sulfurtransferase yields MSREDVLVTAEWAENNLDTAGIVFVEVDEDTTAYDSSHIKGAIKLDWKTDLQDPVRRDFVSSEQFSELLSERGISNDDTVILYGGNNNWFAAYAYWYFKLYGHENVKLLDGGRKKWELDARDLVAEVPKRERTKYVAKEADNSIRALRDETVNAIGAVNLVDVRSPDEYAGRLLAPAHLPQEQSQRAGHIPTAISVPWSKAANEDGTFKSNEELKELYTEAGLDLDRPTIAYCRIGERSSHTWFALQELLGFENVKNYDGSWTEYGSLVGVPIALGDEPGDAK; encoded by the coding sequence ATGAGCCGTGAAGACGTGCTGGTAACCGCCGAATGGGCGGAGAACAACCTCGACACCGCAGGAATCGTTTTCGTCGAGGTTGACGAAGACACCACCGCATACGACTCCAGCCACATCAAAGGCGCCATCAAGCTCGACTGGAAGACCGACCTCCAGGACCCGGTTCGACGCGACTTCGTCAGCTCCGAACAGTTCTCCGAACTGCTCTCCGAGCGCGGAATCAGCAACGACGACACCGTGATTCTCTACGGCGGTAACAACAACTGGTTCGCCGCCTATGCCTACTGGTACTTCAAGCTTTACGGCCACGAGAACGTCAAGCTGCTCGACGGAGGCCGCAAGAAGTGGGAACTGGATGCCCGCGACCTCGTCGCCGAGGTTCCCAAGCGCGAGCGCACCAAATACGTCGCCAAGGAAGCTGACAACTCCATTCGCGCCCTGCGTGACGAGACGGTCAACGCGATCGGAGCGGTCAACCTGGTCGACGTGCGTTCCCCCGACGAATACGCCGGTCGTCTCCTGGCCCCGGCCCACCTGCCGCAGGAACAGTCCCAGCGTGCGGGCCACATCCCGACGGCTATCAGCGTCCCGTGGAGCAAGGCAGCCAACGAAGACGGCACCTTCAAGTCCAACGAAGAGCTCAAGGAGCTCTACACCGAAGCTGGCCTCGACCTCGACCGGCCGACTATCGCCTACTGCCGCATCGGAGAGCGTTCCTCCCACACCTGGTTCGCCCTGCAAGAGCTACTGGGCTTCGAGAACGTGAAGAACTACGACGGTTCCTGGACCGAGTACGGCTCGCTGGTAGGCGTGCCGATCGCGCTCGGCGATGAACCCGGCGATGCCAAGTAA
- a CDS encoding LmeA family phospholipid-binding protein, with the protein MNKTRRRIVRWLIALLVLALVLVVGDRVAAYVAERQIAKQVASSAASEGAASEQRPHVDIHGFPFLTQVVGGEYGQVDIALRDVHANGLVFPRLVLEAYDIDAPLTDTVRGGSIVAARVEATGTVSAESLSNLVDDVVDFDISVSTSGDMTIDATLNVFGNDIPLQGTGSVSMADNAIVISAGDFNAVGTPLPPGGEEIVRGMVDRLNTTVALPTLPYGITLTDLEFTSDAIHLKGYAEDVTLT; encoded by the coding sequence GTGAACAAGACTCGTCGCCGTATCGTCCGCTGGCTGATCGCGTTGCTCGTGCTGGCCCTCGTGCTCGTTGTTGGCGACCGCGTCGCCGCCTATGTCGCCGAGCGCCAGATCGCCAAGCAGGTGGCCTCCTCGGCGGCGTCCGAAGGCGCGGCCTCAGAACAACGCCCTCACGTCGACATACACGGGTTCCCGTTCCTCACCCAGGTCGTCGGCGGCGAGTATGGGCAGGTCGACATCGCGCTGCGGGACGTGCACGCGAATGGCTTGGTCTTCCCCAGGCTGGTACTGGAGGCCTACGACATCGACGCTCCGCTGACGGACACGGTGCGCGGCGGCTCGATTGTGGCCGCGCGCGTCGAGGCCACCGGAACGGTGTCGGCCGAGTCTCTGTCCAATTTGGTAGACGATGTGGTCGACTTCGACATCAGTGTTTCCACCAGCGGTGACATGACCATTGACGCGACGCTGAATGTGTTCGGAAACGACATCCCGCTCCAGGGCACCGGCTCGGTGTCGATGGCAGACAACGCCATCGTGATCTCCGCGGGTGATTTCAACGCCGTGGGCACCCCGCTGCCGCCTGGGGGCGAGGAGATTGTGCGCGGCATGGTCGACCGCCTCAACACGACCGTGGCCCTGCCTACGCTGCCTTATGGGATCACGTTGACTGACCTGGAGTTCACCAGCGACGCCATCCACCTAAAGGGCTATGCCGAAGACGTCACCCTCACCTGA
- a CDS encoding winged helix-turn-helix transcriptional regulator gives MAALELLGHRLRYAEPDVNTLLGGPAPDLILVDARTELADARSTCRLLQAAGGSTPVIAVVTEAGLVTLQGDWGIDDFVLDTAGPAEVEARLRLASGTHDTQGTAEAALIRVGALTVDPETYAAKLKGQPLDLTYKEFELLRFLAQHPGRVFTREQLLREVWGYDFFGGTRTVDVHVRRLRAKLGSEHEALIGTVRQVGYKFVAPPVDSDEVVAQANS, from the coding sequence CTGGCCGCATTGGAGCTTCTAGGCCACCGGCTGCGATATGCCGAACCCGATGTCAACACCCTGTTGGGCGGACCCGCCCCGGACTTGATCCTGGTCGATGCCCGCACCGAACTAGCCGATGCCCGATCCACCTGTCGCCTACTCCAGGCCGCTGGCGGATCGACACCCGTGATCGCCGTGGTCACCGAGGCGGGTCTGGTGACATTGCAGGGCGACTGGGGCATTGACGATTTCGTATTGGACACTGCGGGCCCCGCCGAGGTCGAAGCGCGGCTTCGGCTGGCCTCTGGCACCCATGACACCCAGGGCACCGCTGAGGCGGCGCTCATTCGCGTCGGCGCGCTCACGGTCGACCCCGAGACCTACGCGGCGAAGCTCAAGGGGCAACCACTGGACTTGACCTACAAGGAATTCGAGCTGCTGCGCTTCCTGGCCCAACACCCCGGACGGGTTTTCACCCGTGAGCAGCTGCTGCGCGAAGTGTGGGGCTACGACTTCTTCGGCGGCACCCGCACCGTCGACGTACACGTACGACGGCTACGGGCGAAGCTCGGGAGCGAGCACGAGGCGCTCATCGGTACGGTAAGGCAGGTGGGCTACAAGTTCGTCGCCCCGCCGGTTGACAGTGACGAGGTAGTCGCGCAAGCCAACTCCTAA
- a CDS encoding dihydrofolate reductase family protein, which yields MRQLVYYIAATVDGYIAGPNGQFDFFSHIADPQAGLKYLDSDTCPTHVRQALNRDEVPNERFDTVLMGRHTYEVGYREGISSPYAHLRQFVFSSTLGEVDPAVTVVDRDPVETVRRLKSEDGLDIWLCGGGNLAGELLGEIDRLEIKRDSIVAGSGIPMFAGGFAPTPFRRTGTHQRGQVTVEVWERC from the coding sequence ATGCGCCAACTGGTCTATTACATTGCCGCCACTGTCGATGGCTATATTGCCGGACCGAACGGGCAGTTCGACTTTTTCTCGCACATTGCCGACCCGCAGGCGGGTTTGAAGTATCTCGACAGCGACACGTGCCCGACCCACGTGCGCCAGGCGCTGAATCGAGACGAGGTTCCCAACGAACGTTTCGACACGGTGTTGATGGGCCGACACACCTACGAGGTGGGGTACCGCGAAGGAATATCGAGCCCGTACGCACACTTGCGCCAGTTCGTGTTCTCCTCCACGCTGGGCGAGGTGGACCCCGCGGTGACAGTGGTCGACCGCGACCCCGTCGAGACGGTACGGCGGTTGAAGTCCGAGGACGGGCTCGACATATGGCTTTGCGGTGGAGGGAATCTCGCCGGTGAACTATTGGGCGAGATCGACCGGCTGGAAATTAAGCGTGACAGCATAGTCGCGGGCAGTGGAATCCCCATGTTCGCCGGCGGTTTTGCTCCGACGCCGTTTCGCCGCACAGGTACCCACCAGCGAGGACAGGTCACGGTAGAGGTGTGGGAACGCTGTTAG